A genomic stretch from Astatotilapia calliptera chromosome 4, fAstCal1.2, whole genome shotgun sequence includes:
- the LOC113020012 gene encoding RING finger protein 222 produces MALYKDESQDDGPECPVCYEYLSGTERTLSCGHVFCHDCLVKTLVTINSDGNIRNTIVCSICRHLTFIEKQNEALNSLEADNDPKERQTLKVPLPLPVGQQQSARRASGDSLRSEVYCITRCFRGFSQRARRQKRISPCQEGSQIFIISAQGRPMTEGDAPGVVISVARPQRRRRICTTTGWLFCLLSLFVLLAVTASVFPWIVLM; encoded by the coding sequence ATGGCACTCTATAAGGACGAAAGCCAGGACGACGGACCAGAATGCCCGGTATGTTACGAGTATCTTTCTGGGACCGAACGAACTTTGAGCTGCGGACATGTTTTCTGCCACGATTGTCTCGTCAAAACGCTGGTGACCATCAACAGCGATGGAAATATCAGAAACACGATCGTTTGCTCGATCTGCCGACATCTTACATTCAtcgaaaaacaaaatgaagcgcTGAACTCACTCGAAGCCGATAATGATCCGAAAGAGCGGCAGACCCTGAAGGTGCCTCTCCCTTTGCCGGTGGGACAGCAGCAGAGCGCACGGCGCGCCTCAGGAGACAGTTTACGGAGTGAAGTTTACTGTATCACTCGCTGCTTTAGAGGCTTTTCTCAGCGAGCTCGCCGACAGAAGCGGATCAGCCCCTGCCAAGAGGGATCCCAGATATTCATCATAAGCGCCCAAGGGCGACCCATGACTGAAGGAGATGCGCCCGGTGTTGTAATATCTGTGGCTCGCCCCCAGCGCAGGCGTAGGATTTGCACGACAACGGGATGGTTGTTCTGCctgctgtctttgtttgttttactcgCAGTGACAGCTTCGGTTTTTCCCTGGATTGTACTGATGTAG
- the LOC113020640 gene encoding uncharacterized protein LOC113020640 — MMSNLIKPDSFHPDNGENEMPIVIIRRLFNVSRTWDQARRQLKNCFSYILSYIFRLFIISIALTLGFLFAILYCKLQPCSHFCRSYFADYTSCSILQDTYLMHSSRSLKSVNSNIDATNKPSYAPSRTGANAWYENARTAARDLGNSNCYVCSKANPEQVGYPISGFPLTEGLEKIGRDNALFKDALQLTLSPLDCLLRHTHTPTNPETPLGELLKLSNDTAGTCAPMKRPKNRLKPSLPLGQIPLHFNTSMICLRRLKLTGPDTHIDYTKDNYTFFSDSPGARCNETWLAVSVAEVVSYLEEHTHSSSSSRESIVVPPEGVLNDTDWGELVKSHMVTRLTRPIPHAYWLCNNTLRLALPVNWTGTCGLVTVDVCCTFIPNNTAPNGSFTQAMNKLEALQIELIANTGHGQWLHKWLQDTFGRWKKLIVAFVTVAAGF; from the coding sequence ATGATGTCTAACCTGATAAAGCCAGACTCATTTCATcctgataatggagaaaatgaaatgcccattgTCATCATACGACGCTTATTCAATGTCTCTCGAACCTGGGACCAGGCCAGGAGACAACTGAAGAACTGTTTTTCTTATATACtttcttatatatttaggttatttaTTATATCTATCGCATTAACCTTaggatttctctttgctattttgtattgtaaactgcaaccatgttcacatttctgcaggtCATATTTTGCTGACTATACCTCATGCTCCATTTTGCAAGACACCTACTTAATGCACTCCTCACGTTCCCTAAAATCAGTAAATAGCAACATAGACGCCACTAATAAACCATCTTATGCGCCCTCTAGAACAGGAGCTAACGCCTGGTATGAAAATGCCAGAACAGCCGCTCGTGATTTAGGAAACAGTAACTGTTATGTCTGTTCAAAGGCTAATCCAGAACAGGTAGGATACCCCATATCCGGTTTCCCCCTCACTGAGGGACTAGAGAAAATCGGCAGAGATAATGCTCTCTTTAAAGACGCTTTACAGTTGACTCTGAGCCCTCTCGACTGCctacttagacacacacacacaccaactaacCCTGAGACTCCATTAGGCGAATTATTGAAGTTATCTAATGACACCGCAGGGACCTGCGCCCCAATGAAACGCCCTAAGAATAGGTTAAAGCCCTCACTGCCCTTAGGACAGATCCCTCTCCATTTTAATACTAGTATGATATGTCTGCGCAGACTAAAGTTAACTggcccagacacacacatagattataCAAAGGATAACTACACATTTTTCTCTGACTCCCCAGGTGCACGCTGTAATGAGACATGGCTAGCTGTCTCTGTGGCTGAAGTTGTATCATATctggaggaacacacacacagttcaagttCGAGCAGAGAATCGATCGTTGTTCCCCCAGAAGGTGTATTAAATGATACTGACTGGGGGGAGTTAGTTAAATCACACATGGTCACGCGCCTAACTAGACCAATCCCACATGCTTATTGGTTGTGCAATAATACTCTTAGATTAGCTTTACCTGTTAATTGGACCGGTACCTGTGGTTTAGTAACCGTTGATGTATGCTGTACTTTCATTCCCAATAACACCGCTCCTAACggttcattcacacaagctatGAATAAACTTGAAGCATTGCAGATAGAACTAATTGCCAATACAGGTCACGGTCAGTGGCTACATAAGTGGCTACAGGACACGTTTGGAAGATGGAAGAAACTAATTGTAGCCTTTGTAACCGTTGCAGCAGGTTTTTGA